The following coding sequences lie in one Arachis ipaensis cultivar K30076 chromosome B03, Araip1.1, whole genome shotgun sequence genomic window:
- the LOC107629080 gene encoding E3 ubiquitin-protein ligase RDUF2: protein MNFETQPGTASFWCYSCSSFVHIMDESETNILCPNCNSGFVEQIRPDPSPDHFFSPFSDVSDSSHQGFRRRRRSAAGNRSPFNPVIVLRGPSDDADREGGAAFELYYDDGDGSGLRPLPPAIAEFLLGSGFDRLLEQFSQIETNAFGRLENPPASKAAIESMPAVEIAEAHVRAEAHCAVCKEAFELRAEARELPCKHIYHTDCIVPWLSIRNSCPVCRHELPSDQNSLMSGSIDEESIGLTIWRLPGGGFAVGRFSGGRRAGENHLPVVYTEMDGALNPNGAPRRIARSVRSNRVRESHGIGRVFRNFMSIFGRLGSSRSRFFGPERVSLRSVFNRNSRRRTWRFED, encoded by the coding sequence ATGAACTTCGAAACGCAACCTGGAACGGCGTCGTTTTGGTGTTACAGCTGCTCAAGCTTCGTTCACATCATGGACGAAAGTGAAACCAACATCCTCTGCCCTAACTGCAATAGCGGTTTTGTCGAACAGATCCGACCCGACCCGTCTCCGGACCACTTTTTCAGCCCCTTCTCCGACGTCTCCGATTCCAGCCACCAAGGTTTCCGCCGTCGCCGCCGCAGTGCCGCGGGAAACCGCTCCCCTTTCAATCCTGTGATTGTTCTCCGTGGCCCCAGTGATGACGCCGATCGTGAAGGTGGTGCTGCCTTCGAGCTATACTACGACGACGGCGACGGAAGCGGTTTACGGCCTCTGCCGCCAGCTATTGCGGAGTTTCTGTTAGGTTCGGGATTTGACCGGCTTTTGGAGCAGTTCTCGCAGATCGAGACGAACGCGTTTGGGCGGCTGGAGAATCCACCCGCTTCTAAGGCGGCGATAGAGTCGATGCCGGCGGTGGAGATCGCGGAGGCGCACGTGCGTGCCGAAGCGCACTGCGCCGTGTGTAAGGAAGCATTTGAGCTACGGGCGGAGGCGCGTGAGCTTCCATGTAAGCACATATACCACACCGATTGCATCGTTCCGTGGCTTTCGATTCGGAATTCGTGCCCTGTGTGTCGACACGAGCTTCCTTCGGATCAGAATTCGTTGATGTCGGGTTCAATCGACGAGGAATCGATTGGATTAACGATTTGGAGGCTGCCGGGAGGGGGATTCGCCGTCGGTAGATTTTCTGGTGGCCGGAGAGCAGGTGAAAACCACCTTCCCGTCGTGTACACGGAGATGGACGGAGCACTGAACCCTAACGGAGCTCCGAGGAGGATTGCGCGTTCTGTGAGGAGCAATAGGGTTAGGGAAAGTCATGGAATTGGTAGGGTTTTTCGAAATTTCATGTCAATTTTTGGAAGATTGGGTTCTAGCAGGTCTAGATTTTTTGGTCCGGAACGAGTTTCGCTGAGATCGGTGTTCAATAGGAACTCGCGGAGGCGAACATGGAGATTTGAAGATTGA